One genomic window of Solanum stenotomum isolate F172 chromosome 9, ASM1918654v1, whole genome shotgun sequence includes the following:
- the LOC125876345 gene encoding uncharacterized protein LOC125876345 isoform X1, producing the protein MDFKEKKDKKLDSRKSMTDTTPLLDSTHQNQRHSYYRFNSFPISNSFAVEMTTNILPRQLRSVFLGVDVGTGSARAGLFNEDGKLLGSASSPIQIWKDGDCVEQSSTDIWLAICTAVKTACDLGSVSKEEVKGLGFAATCSLVAVDSEGEPVTVSWSGDTRRNIIVWMDHRAVKQTERINASNSPVLQYCGGGVSPEMEPPKLLWVKENLQESWSMVFRWMDLSDWLTYKATGDDTRSLCTTVCKWTYLGHAHMQQINEKDSCAMESCGWDDGFWEEIGLGDLVDGHHAKIGRSVAFPGHALGSGLTPHAAKELGLMAGTPVGTALIDAHAGGVGVMESVLASDSESIVDEDAISRRMVLVCGTSTCHMAVSRTKLFIPGVWGPFWSAMVPEYWLTEGGQSATGSLLDHIIENHVASPHLANRAASRRISIFDLLNEILESMKQDEGSPFIAALTNDMHILPDFHGNRSPIADPKSKGMISGLTLDTSEKQVALLYLATVQGIAYGTRHIVEHCNANGHKIDTLLACGGLAKNRLFVQEHADIIGYPIILPRENESVLLGSAILGAVASKKYHTVRDAMKAMNAAGQVVHPSQDVKVKKYHDAKYSIFRDLYEQQQKHRSLMAEALS; encoded by the exons atggattttaaagaaaaaaaggataaaaaattgGATTCAAGAAAATCCATGACAGATACAACACCACTTCTTGACTCTACACATCAAAACCAGCGCCATAGCTATTACCGTTTTAATTCTTTTCCAATTTCTAACTCTTTTGCTGTGGAAATGACAACTAATATCCTTCCTAGGCAGCTTCGTTCAGTGTTTCTTGGTGTGGATGTTGGTACTGGCAGTGCTCGAGCAG GTCTCTTTAATGAGGACGGGAAGCTTCTAGGTTCTGCTAGTAGTCCAATACAGATATGGAAAGACGGTGACTGTGTTGAG CAATCTTCAACTGATATTTGGTTAGCGATCTGCACTGCTGTAAAAACGGCATGTGACCTCGGCAGTGTTTCCAAGGAAGAAGTTAAGGGACTGGGGTTCGCTGCTACTTGTTCTCTTG TTGCTGTCGATTCTGAGGGTGAACCTGTCACGGTTTCATGGAGTGGTGATACTAGAAGAAACATCATAGTGTGGATGGACCATAGAGCTGTAAAACAAACTGAGAGGATCAACGCCTCTAATTCACCTGTACTACAGTATTGTGGTGGAGGTGTATCCCCCGAGATGGAGCCACCAAAG CTCTTGTGGGTGAAGGAAAATCTCCAAGAATCCTGGTCGATGGTATTTAGGTGGATGGATCTAAGTGATTGGTTAACATACAA AGCAACAGGAGATGACACGAGGAGTTTATGCACCACTGTATGCAAATGGACATATCTAGGCCATGCGCACATGCAGCAGATAAATGAGAAAGATTCCTGTGCTATGGAATCTTGTGGATGGGATGATGGATTCTGGGAGGAGATTGGCTTAGGTGATCTTGTTGATGGGCATCATGCTAAGATAG GGCGAAGTGTAGCATTCCCCGGTCATGCATTGGGTTCAGGTTTAACACCACATGCTGCAAAG GAATTGGGTTTGATGGCAGGGACACCAGTAGGTACTGCTCTGATAGATGCTCATGCTGGTGGTGTTGGTGTAATGGAAAGTGTGCTTGCATCAGATTCTGAATCTATAG ttgatgaggATGCTATAAGTAGGCGTATGGTACTTGTATGTGGTACTTCCACATGCCACATGGCTGTATCCCGGACAAAATTATTCATACCTGGAGTCTGGGGACCTTTCTGGTCAG CGATGGTGCCCGAGTACTGGCTTACTGAAGGAGGACAGAGTGCTACTGGTTCGTTGCTAGACCATATAATTGAGAATCATGTTGCATCTCCTCATCTTGCAAATCGTGCTGCATCTCGAA GAATCTCAATATTTGACTTGTTGAATGAGATACTGGAATCAATGAAGCAAGACGAGGGGTCGCCATTTATAGCTGCATTGACTAATGATATGCATATTCTCCCTGATTTTCATGGCAACAG GTCCCCTATTGCAGATCCAAAGTCAAAAGGTATGATTTCTGGTTTAACACTTGACACTAGTGAAAAGCAGGTGGCACTTCTTTACCTTGCCACAGTACAAGGCATTGCATATGGAACCCGCCATATAGTAGAGCATTGCAATGCTAATGGACACAAG ATTGACACACTACTTGCCTGTGGTGGACTTGCAAAGAATCGCCTATTTGTTCAAGAGCATGCGGATATTATtg GTTACCCTATCATTCTCCCTCGCGAAAATGAATCTGTGCTATTGGGGTCTGCTATTCTTGGTGCTGTTGCGTCAAAGAAATATCATACTGTTCGTGACGCCATGAAGGCAATGAATGCAGCTGGTCAG GTTGTTCATCCGTCTCAAGACGTGAAAGTGAAGAAGTACCACGATGCCAAATACAGCATCTTCCGCGACCTTTATGAACAGCAACAGAAGCATCGCTCACTTATGGCCGAGGCTCTGTCATGA
- the LOC125876345 gene encoding uncharacterized protein LOC125876345 isoform X2 — translation MDHRAVKQTERINASNSPVLQYCGGGVSPEMEPPKLLWVKENLQESWSMVFRWMDLSDWLTYKATGDDTRSLCTTVCKWTYLGHAHMQQINEKDSCAMESCGWDDGFWEEIGLGDLVDGHHAKIGRSVAFPGHALGSGLTPHAAKELGLMAGTPVGTALIDAHAGGVGVMESVLASDSESIVDEDAISRRMVLVCGTSTCHMAVSRTKLFIPGVWGPFWSAMVPEYWLTEGGQSATGSLLDHIIENHVASPHLANRAASRRISIFDLLNEILESMKQDEGSPFIAALTNDMHILPDFHGNRSPIADPKSKGMISGLTLDTSEKQVALLYLATVQGIAYGTRHIVEHCNANGHKIDTLLACGGLAKNRLFVQEHADIIGYPIILPRENESVLLGSAILGAVASKKYHTVRDAMKAMNAAGQVVHPSQDVKVKKYHDAKYSIFRDLYEQQQKHRSLMAEALS, via the exons ATGGACCATAGAGCTGTAAAACAAACTGAGAGGATCAACGCCTCTAATTCACCTGTACTACAGTATTGTGGTGGAGGTGTATCCCCCGAGATGGAGCCACCAAAG CTCTTGTGGGTGAAGGAAAATCTCCAAGAATCCTGGTCGATGGTATTTAGGTGGATGGATCTAAGTGATTGGTTAACATACAA AGCAACAGGAGATGACACGAGGAGTTTATGCACCACTGTATGCAAATGGACATATCTAGGCCATGCGCACATGCAGCAGATAAATGAGAAAGATTCCTGTGCTATGGAATCTTGTGGATGGGATGATGGATTCTGGGAGGAGATTGGCTTAGGTGATCTTGTTGATGGGCATCATGCTAAGATAG GGCGAAGTGTAGCATTCCCCGGTCATGCATTGGGTTCAGGTTTAACACCACATGCTGCAAAG GAATTGGGTTTGATGGCAGGGACACCAGTAGGTACTGCTCTGATAGATGCTCATGCTGGTGGTGTTGGTGTAATGGAAAGTGTGCTTGCATCAGATTCTGAATCTATAG ttgatgaggATGCTATAAGTAGGCGTATGGTACTTGTATGTGGTACTTCCACATGCCACATGGCTGTATCCCGGACAAAATTATTCATACCTGGAGTCTGGGGACCTTTCTGGTCAG CGATGGTGCCCGAGTACTGGCTTACTGAAGGAGGACAGAGTGCTACTGGTTCGTTGCTAGACCATATAATTGAGAATCATGTTGCATCTCCTCATCTTGCAAATCGTGCTGCATCTCGAA GAATCTCAATATTTGACTTGTTGAATGAGATACTGGAATCAATGAAGCAAGACGAGGGGTCGCCATTTATAGCTGCATTGACTAATGATATGCATATTCTCCCTGATTTTCATGGCAACAG GTCCCCTATTGCAGATCCAAAGTCAAAAGGTATGATTTCTGGTTTAACACTTGACACTAGTGAAAAGCAGGTGGCACTTCTTTACCTTGCCACAGTACAAGGCATTGCATATGGAACCCGCCATATAGTAGAGCATTGCAATGCTAATGGACACAAG ATTGACACACTACTTGCCTGTGGTGGACTTGCAAAGAATCGCCTATTTGTTCAAGAGCATGCGGATATTATtg GTTACCCTATCATTCTCCCTCGCGAAAATGAATCTGTGCTATTGGGGTCTGCTATTCTTGGTGCTGTTGCGTCAAAGAAATATCATACTGTTCGTGACGCCATGAAGGCAATGAATGCAGCTGGTCAG GTTGTTCATCCGTCTCAAGACGTGAAAGTGAAGAAGTACCACGATGCCAAATACAGCATCTTCCGCGACCTTTATGAACAGCAACAGAAGCATCGCTCACTTATGGCCGAGGCTCTGTCATGA
- the LOC125877340 gene encoding probable LRR receptor-like serine/threonine-protein kinase At3g47570 yields the protein MEKSYVLFLILLVFQESIFSLHATSTNETDIETLLSFKQLITNNSSFLSKNWTSNTSFCSWFGITCNPKNQRVIALNLPNMNLQGKISPSIANLSFLAILNFSNNIIQGTLPYELGNLPLLEVIDVHNNQLEGTLHPFVGNITKLERLRLDGNRFSGKIPTEIGNLSQLVELDLSHNQFSGSIPGLIFSMSSLRAVYLVNNSLSGSFLVDEIKGVMNLEVIDLSYNRIIGEIPSRLCQFSKLRTLVLSYNNLTGQIPRNLGCLSRLESFYITQNAISGTIPLSLSNISTFQFLGCVNNHTSGTIPQELGNLPNLKMLGFDFNNLTGVIPESIFNISSLEYIAFSDNDLSGRIPTTLGLKLPNLKGIFLPDNQLEGQIPMYITNASNLIELELSYNLFTGIVPSDLGNLRQLEFLNLGGNQLTNEPGQQELGLLNSLVDCRRLQFLILANNPLNGVLPDSVSNLSSTIEMFNIENGQINGQIPRGVGNISSMLSLVLNGNQLTGTIPPEIGELKQLQRLYLSKNKLQGSIPEEICDLVNLGDTFLHENELSGAIPSCIGKLTRLQRLSFGFNKFTSSLPSSLWEMDSLIFLNVTRNSIQGELPIDIGKLKSIEGIDFSSNQLSGVIPSTFGDLIGLSYLSLSNNSLRSAIPSSFGSLLSLKFLDLSSNELSGNIPKSLEKLQFLKEINLSYNHLEGEIPTSVVFANSSSQSFVGNRGLCGKPISEVSQCATKRSKSRKHVLVVVIPVIASIFLIFVVLFVWIKRRSRRTKLQDHDQELTEITTHQLITYRELQQATDSFSGSNMIGSGSSGSVYKGILANGTMVAIKVLNMQNEEGCKRFDTECEVMRSIKHRNLVKVITTCSNQYFRAIVLEYMPNGSLESWLYDKEHQVLHMFQRVSIMLDVAMALEYLHYGYDTPIVHCDLKTQNVLLDGEMVAHVGDFGISKILGENNSMAQTNTLGTIGYIAPEYGSEGIVSTSGDVYSYGIMLIEILTRRRPTNEFFNENMNLRQWVSESFPSSLKTVVDENILFGEYEIFIFSMMELALECTKERQEERVNMKDIVNRLGKTKEDLFLETKKKKIYE from the exons ATGGAGAAAAGCTATGTTCTTTTCCTAATCTTATTAGtatttcaagaatcaattttTTCCCTACATGCAACTTCCACAAATGAAACAGACATAGAAACTTTGTTATCTTTTAAACAACTCATTACAAATAACTCTTCTTTCCTTTCCAAGAATTGGACATCAAATACTTCATTTTGCTCATGGTTTGGTATCACTTGTAATCCAAAAAACCAAAGAGTCATAGCTTTAAATCTCCCAAACATGAATCTTCAAGGCAAAATTTCACCATCAATAGCTAACTTATCCTTTCTTGCTATACTTAACTTTAGTAACAACATTATTCAAGGCACTCTTCCTTATGAACTTGGAAATTTGCCTCTTTTGGAAGTCATTGATGTTCATAACAATCAACTAGAAGGAACTCTTCATCCTTTTGTTGGTAACATTACAAAGTTAGAGAGATTGAGGTTAGATGGAAATAGATTTAGTGGTAAAATTCCTACTGAGATTGGGAATCTAAGCCAACTTGTTGAGTTAGATTTGTCACATAATCAGTTTTCAGGTTCAATCCCTGGATTGATCTTCAGCATGTCATCGTTACGTGCTGTGTATTTGGTTAACAATAGTCTTTCTGGTTCATTCTTGGTTGATGAAATAAAGGGTGTGATGAATCTTGAAGTTATAGACCTTAGTTATAATCGAATCATCGGTGAGATTCCTTCAAGACTTTGTCAATTCAGTAAGCTAAGAACTCTTGTTCTGTCTTACAACAATTTAACAGGTCAAATTCCGAGAAATCTTGGTTGTTTATCAAGGCTTGAGAGTTTTTATATAACTCAGAATGCAATAAGTGGTACAATTCCACTTTCATTGAGTAATATTTCCACTTTTCAATTTCTTGGTTGTGTGAACAACCATACAAGTGGTACAATTCCTCAAGAACTTGGAAATTTACCAAACTTGAAGATGTTGGGATTTGATTTCAATAATCTTACTGGTGTAATACCAGAATCTATcttcaatatatcttctttGGAGTACATTGCTTTCAGTGATAACGATCTCTCAGGGCGAATTCCAACCACTCTTGGACTTAAACTTCCAAACCTTAAAGGAATTTTCTTGCCAGATAATCAACTTGAAGGACAAATTCCAATGTATATCACAAATGCTTCTAACCTTATTGAGCTAGAGCTGTCCTATAACTTGTTCACAGGCATAGTTCCAAGTGATTTGGGAAATCTACGCCAGCTCGAGTTCTTGAATCTTGGTGGTAATCAGCTTACAAATGAACCAGGACAACAAGAGCTTGGGCTCTTGAACTCTTTGGTGGATTGTAGGAGGCTGCAGTTTCTGATATTGGCTAACAACCCCTTGAATGGCGTCTTGCCTGATTCGGTTAGTAATCTTTCGTCTACTATTGAAATGTTTAACATAGAGAATGGTCAGATAAATGGACAAATTCCAAGAGGAGTAGGCAATATAAGCAGCATGTTATCGCTAGTCTTGAACGGTAACCAATTGACAGGAACCATTCCACCAGAGATTGGTGAGCTAAAGCAACTTCAGAGGCTTTATCTAAGCAAAAACAAGCTACAAGGTTCAATTCCAGAGGAAATATGTGACTTGGTAAACTTGGGAGATACATTTCTACACGAAAACGAGCTCTCTGGGGCTATTCCAAGTTGCATTGGAAAACTCACTAGACTGCAAAGGCTTTCATTTGGCTTCAATAAGTTCACCTCAAGCCTACCTTCAAGTCTATGGGAAATGGATAGCCTGATTTTTCTAAACGTGACGCGAAATTCAATACAAGGGGAACTTCCTATTGACATTGGAAAATTGAAATCTATTGAAGGTATAGATTTTTCAAGCAACCAACTTTCCGGTGTGATTCCAAGTACATTCGGAGACCTCATAGGCCTGAGTTATCTTTCACTCTCAAACAACTCGTTACGGAGTGCAATTCCTTCATCATTTGGCAGTTTGTTAAGTTTGAAGTTCTTGGATTTATCATCAAATGAGTTATCAGGAAACATCCCAAAGTCCTTAGAAAAACTTCAGTTCCTTAAAGAAATCAATCTTTCCTACAACCATTTAGAAGGTGAAATACCTACTAGTGTTGTGTTTGCAAACTCTTCTTCACAATCTTTTGTTGGAAATAGAGGTTTATGTGGAAAACCTATATCAGAAGTTTCTCAATGTGCTACGAAACGATCAAAATCTAGAAAACATGTGCTAGTAGTTGTCATTCCTGTGATTGCATCAATTTTCCTCATATTTGTTGTTCTGTTCGTATGGATTAAGCGAAGATCAAGAAGAACAAAACTTCAAGACCATGATCAAGAGTTAACAGAAATCACAACACACCAGTTGATCACATACCGTGAACTTCAACAAGCAACGGATAGTTTCAGTGGCTCTAACATGATTGGTTCAGGAAGTTCTGGTTCTGTTTACAAGGGCATATTGGCTAACGGAACAATGGTCGCGATAAAGGTTCTAAATATGCAAAATGAGGAAGGATGCAAGAGGTTTGATACCGAATGTGAAGTGATGAGAAGCATTAAACATAGAAATCTTGTCAAGGTGATCACTACATGTTCCAATCAATACTTTAGAGCCATCGTTCTCGAGTATATGCCAAATGGAAGCCTTGAAAGTTGGTTGTATGATAAGGAACATCAAGTCTTACACATGTTTCAAAGAGTTAGCATAATGCTTGATGTTGCAATGGCATTGGAATACCTTCACTATGGTTATGATACACCTATAGTCCATTGTGACTTGAAGACTCAAAATGTTTTATTAGATGGTGAAATGGTGGCACATGTTGGTGATTTTGGCATTTCAAAGATTTTAGGTGAAAACAACTCCATGGCACAAACTAACACATTGGGTACTATTGGCTACATTGCACCAG AATATGGCTCAGAGGGAATAGTGTCCACGAGTGGTGATGTTTATAGTTATGGTATAATGTTGATAGAGATATTgacaagaagaagaccaacaaaTGAGTTTTTCAATGAAAACATGAACTTGAGGCAATGGGTCAGTGAATCATTTCCAAGTTCTTTGAAGACAgttgttgatgaaaatattttatttggagaATATGAGATTTTCATATTTAGTATGATGGAGTTGGCTTTGGAATGCACAAAAGAAAGACAAGAAGAGAGGGTAAATATGAAAGATATAGTGAATAGACTTGGTAAAACTAAAGAGGACCTCTTCTtggaaacaaagaagaaaaaaatttatgagtaa